The Peribacillus sp. FSL E2-0218 genome contains a region encoding:
- the pta gene encoding phosphate acetyltransferase, with protein MSNLFEMLESKVMGHNLKIVFPEGSDERILGAAGRLAKAKLVTPVLIGDIELISEKARGLKIALDAIEIYDPKNYIMMDEMVEAFVKVRAGKATVEQAREMLRDENYFGTMLVHMKLAHGMVSGAAHSTADTVRPALQIIKTKPGVQKTSGVFIMVRGEERYVFADCAININPTSQDLAEIAIESAKTAQMFDIEPRVALLSFSTKGSAVSPETQKVVDAVDLAKEIDREIILDGEFQFDAAFVPSVARQKAPDSLIQGDANVFIFPSLEAGNISYKMVQRLGGFEAVGPILQGLNRPVNDLSRGCNEEDVYKLAVITAAQGFAAQYQ; from the coding sequence GTGAGCAATTTATTTGAAATGTTGGAATCAAAAGTTATGGGTCATAATTTAAAGATCGTTTTTCCAGAAGGTTCGGATGAACGGATTTTGGGAGCCGCAGGCAGGCTTGCCAAAGCAAAACTGGTTACACCTGTATTGATCGGGGATATCGAATTGATTTCCGAAAAGGCCAGGGGATTGAAAATCGCCCTTGATGCAATCGAAATATATGATCCGAAGAATTACATCATGATGGATGAAATGGTAGAAGCGTTTGTAAAGGTCCGTGCCGGTAAAGCGACAGTCGAACAAGCACGTGAAATGTTAAGGGATGAGAACTATTTCGGAACGATGCTCGTCCACATGAAACTGGCACACGGAATGGTAAGCGGTGCGGCGCATTCCACGGCCGACACGGTTCGTCCCGCACTGCAGATCATTAAAACTAAGCCAGGCGTCCAAAAGACATCGGGAGTCTTCATCATGGTCCGTGGCGAGGAAAGATATGTGTTCGCTGATTGTGCAATTAATATAAACCCCACTTCCCAAGATCTTGCCGAAATTGCCATTGAAAGTGCCAAGACTGCTCAAATGTTCGATATCGAACCGCGCGTGGCACTGCTGAGCTTTTCGACGAAGGGATCTGCCGTTTCGCCTGAAACACAGAAAGTCGTCGATGCTGTCGATTTAGCGAAAGAAATCGATCGGGAAATCATCCTCGACGGTGAATTCCAGTTTGATGCGGCGTTCGTTCCTTCGGTGGCAAGACAAAAAGCGCCGGATTCCCTTATTCAAGGAGATGCCAATGTTTTCATTTTCCCAAGCCTCGAAGCAGGGAACATCAGCTATAAGATGGTCCAGCGTTTAGGTGGCTTCGAAGCGGTCGGCCCGATCCTTCAAGGTCTGAACCGGCCTGTGAATGATCTTTCAAGGGGATGCAATGAAGAGGATGTATATAAACTGGCCGTCATTACAGCGGCGCAGGGGTTTGCGGCCCAGTACCAATAA
- a CDS encoding uracil-DNA glycosylase, which produces MEKQILTNDWWPLLKEEFKKEYYQELREFIKREYKEQVIHPDQDAIFNALHYTAYENVKVVILGQDPYHGPDQAHGLSFSVKPEVRIPPSLRNIFKELHADLGTDIPDEGYLVEWAKQGVLLLNTVLTVREGEAHSHRGKGWENFTNQVIRLLSERQKPIVFILWGKPAQTKMPLIDESRHKIITSVHPSPLSASRGFFGSKPFSKTNQFLMEMGESPIDWEISGAMSRKGT; this is translated from the coding sequence ATGGAAAAGCAAATATTAACAAATGATTGGTGGCCTCTATTGAAAGAGGAATTCAAAAAAGAATATTACCAGGAGCTAAGGGAATTCATAAAGCGAGAGTACAAAGAGCAGGTCATTCATCCGGATCAGGACGCTATTTTCAATGCACTTCACTATACGGCCTATGAAAACGTGAAGGTCGTCATTCTTGGCCAGGATCCTTACCATGGGCCCGATCAAGCGCATGGCCTTAGCTTTTCCGTTAAACCGGAGGTGCGCATTCCGCCTTCATTAAGAAACATCTTTAAGGAACTGCATGCTGATTTAGGCACTGACATTCCAGATGAGGGATACCTTGTTGAGTGGGCAAAACAAGGTGTGCTTCTTTTGAATACCGTCTTGACTGTCCGTGAAGGAGAAGCGCACTCACACCGGGGAAAAGGGTGGGAAAACTTTACGAATCAAGTCATCCGCCTGCTGAGTGAGCGGCAGAAACCGATCGTTTTTATCTTATGGGGGAAACCGGCACAAACAAAGATGCCTTTGATTGATGAAAGCCGCCATAAAATCATTACATCCGTGCATCCGAGTCCGCTCTCGGCTTCCCGTGGGTTCTTTGGCAGCAAACCGTTTTCCAAAACCAATCAATTTCTTATGGAAATGGGGGAATCGCCCATTGATTGGGAAATCTCGGGTGCGATGAGTCGAAAAGGAACATGA
- a CDS encoding DUF423 domain-containing protein, whose translation MKLFIILGAINGFIAVALGAFGAHGLEGKIPDKYLETWQTAVQYQMFHAVGLLVIGLLAGKISSPLVNWSGWLMLIGIILFSGSLFVLSVTQIKVLGAITPLGGVSFLAAWVLMVIAAYKYL comes from the coding sequence GTGAAACTGTTCATCATTTTAGGTGCAATCAATGGGTTCATTGCTGTCGCACTAGGTGCATTCGGTGCCCATGGGCTCGAAGGGAAGATACCCGATAAATATTTGGAAACATGGCAAACGGCCGTTCAATATCAAATGTTCCATGCGGTCGGTTTATTAGTAATCGGTTTATTGGCTGGAAAAATCTCAAGCCCGTTAGTCAATTGGTCTGGCTGGCTTATGTTAATCGGAATCATCCTCTTTTCCGGAAGCCTGTTCGTTCTAAGCGTCACGCAGATCAAGGTGTTAGGCGCCATCACACCGCTTGGAGGAGTGTCGTTCTTGGCAGCTTGGGTATTGATGGTCATTGCTGCCTATAAGTACTTGTAA
- a CDS encoding general stress protein codes for MYQVHVVENGLQAKEKIDELVTSGYTKDDVYLFAHDKTRSKHLTENTNTEDVGMKEQGFLDTVGNLFKSRGDELRNRMSNLGLSDMEAERYEEVLDEGKVVIVASK; via the coding sequence ATGTATCAAGTACATGTAGTAGAAAACGGTTTACAAGCAAAGGAAAAAATCGACGAGTTAGTCACTTCAGGATATACGAAGGACGATGTTTACTTGTTCGCTCATGACAAAACCCGTTCGAAGCACCTTACCGAGAATACGAATACGGAAGATGTAGGAATGAAGGAACAGGGCTTCCTCGATACGGTTGGCAATCTCTTTAAATCACGTGGAGACGAGCTTCGTAACCGCATGAGCAACCTCGGCCTTAGCGACATGGAAGCAGAACGTTACGAGGAAGTGCTTGACGAAGGAAAAGTCGTCATCGTCGCTTCTAAATAA
- a CDS encoding phospholipase D family protein → MKKWYKRKRFYLLVGILLVITAVIVYNSYKPLPKGISYEGKVHHVEDVDFIYDLSYHDEQGNLKHEQRIFQTINNAIEEADSYIIIDMFLFNDFYDEKVNFPKLTKTLTDKLVAQKKKKPGLQVIFITDEVNTSYNAYKLDALETMKQNGIDVVVTNLDRLRDPNPLYSGVYRTFFQWFGEEGKGWIVNPMAKTAPKVTFRSYLRLMNIKANHRKVVATEKTAIISSANPHDASGFHSNIAFQMKGNIIGDFIKAEEAASNFSGGPKAFPEFNEAAEDRGPISVQLLTEGKINTHVLKTIKETRKGDKIHLAMFYIADREVIEALTDAAKRGVKIQMILDPNQNAFGSEKIGLPNLPVAAEFEKLGDENISIRWYKTDKEQFHTKLMMIQKEKETIVLGGSANYTSRNLDDFNLEANVEIHAPKDADISYDVADYFQRLWTNRNGTYTADYSEYQKDLPVFKYLTYRIQKVFRFTTY, encoded by the coding sequence ATGAAAAAATGGTACAAAAGAAAACGATTTTACCTGCTGGTTGGCATTTTGCTTGTCATTACGGCAGTGATCGTCTATAACAGCTACAAGCCCCTTCCCAAGGGCATTTCCTATGAAGGAAAGGTTCATCATGTCGAGGATGTCGACTTCATCTATGACCTTTCCTACCACGATGAACAAGGGAATCTTAAACATGAGCAACGAATTTTTCAAACCATCAATAATGCCATCGAAGAGGCGGATTCTTATATCATAATCGATATGTTTTTGTTTAATGATTTTTATGATGAAAAGGTAAACTTCCCAAAGCTAACCAAGACACTGACGGATAAACTGGTTGCCCAAAAGAAAAAGAAACCCGGACTCCAGGTGATATTCATTACCGATGAAGTGAATACTTCCTATAATGCTTACAAGTTGGATGCGCTAGAAACCATGAAGCAAAATGGCATCGATGTCGTGGTGACCAATTTAGACCGACTTCGCGACCCGAACCCTCTTTATTCCGGCGTATATCGGACCTTTTTCCAATGGTTTGGCGAAGAGGGAAAAGGCTGGATCGTGAATCCAATGGCTAAGACAGCACCAAAGGTCACCTTTCGTTCTTACCTTAGGCTGATGAATATTAAAGCCAACCACAGAAAAGTGGTCGCGACCGAAAAAACGGCGATCATTTCATCTGCCAACCCCCATGACGCAAGCGGATTCCATTCCAATATCGCGTTTCAGATGAAGGGGAATATCATCGGTGATTTCATTAAAGCGGAGGAAGCGGCTTCGAATTTCTCCGGCGGTCCAAAGGCATTCCCGGAATTCAACGAGGCGGCTGAAGATAGAGGACCGATCTCGGTGCAATTGCTCACGGAAGGAAAAATCAATACGCATGTCCTTAAAACGATAAAAGAAACGAGGAAAGGGGACAAAATCCACCTTGCCATGTTTTACATTGCCGATCGTGAGGTGATCGAAGCGTTAACGGACGCCGCTAAACGGGGCGTGAAGATTCAGATGATCTTGGACCCGAATCAAAACGCCTTCGGAAGTGAAAAAATCGGCCTCCCGAATCTCCCGGTGGCCGCCGAATTTGAGAAGCTGGGGGATGAAAATATTTCAATCCGCTGGTACAAAACCGATAAAGAACAGTTCCATACAAAGCTGATGATGATACAAAAGGAAAAGGAAACGATCGTTCTTGGCGGATCAGCCAATTACACCTCACGTAATCTCGATGACTTTAACCTTGAAGCGAATGTTGAAATCCATGCACCAAAAGATGCGGACATTTCTTATGATGTCGCTGACTATTTTCAAAGACTTTGGACAAATCGCAACGGAACATACACGGCCGATTATAGTGAATATCAGAAGGACCTTCCCGTTTTCAAATATTTAACATACCGCATCCAGAAGGTGTTTCGCTTCACCACCTATTAA
- the gerQ gene encoding spore coat protein GerQ produces the protein MSQNNPYGNYPYGGSPYYPNENNESSQRQQTPYQQQQSFPQQAYQQPAYQPQQPTIAGTPQQIPMPMNQSTSGPQVPGMLPVEASYIENILRLNKGKLATVYTTFENNKEWNAKIFKGIIEAAGRDHLIISDPQTGKRYLIPMVYLDYITFDEEIEYDYPYGGAGLATYSPR, from the coding sequence ATGTCACAAAATAATCCTTATGGTAACTACCCGTATGGTGGAAGCCCCTATTACCCGAATGAAAACAATGAGTCCAGCCAGCGGCAGCAGACACCATACCAGCAACAACAGTCTTTTCCGCAGCAAGCCTATCAACAGCCGGCATACCAGCCACAACAGCCAACCATAGCCGGCACGCCGCAGCAGATCCCGATGCCGATGAATCAATCGACATCCGGACCACAGGTACCTGGCATGCTTCCAGTCGAAGCATCATACATCGAAAACATCCTGCGTTTGAACAAAGGGAAATTAGCGACCGTTTATACAACATTTGAAAATAATAAGGAATGGAATGCAAAGATCTTCAAAGGAATCATCGAAGCTGCAGGACGTGACCATTTGATCATAAGCGACCCGCAAACCGGCAAACGGTATTTAATCCCGATGGTGTACTTGGACTACATTACCTTTGATGAAGAAATCGAATACGACTATCCATATGGAGGCGCAGGGCTTGCCACCTATTCGCCAAGGTGA
- the hemQ gene encoding hydrogen peroxide-dependent heme synthase has product MSEAAQTLDGWYCLHDFRLIDWASWKTLSSDERQLAISEFQGLLDKWNMTQSDNEGSHALYSIVGQKADFMLMFARPTMEELNAIENEFNKTKLAEYSIPAYSYVSVVELSNYLAGGDGEDPYQNPHVRSRLYPILPKAKHVCFYPMDKRREGDDNWYMLSMEERKGLMRSHGLIGRSYAGKVKQIISGSVGFDDYEWGVTLFADDVLQFKKLIYEMRFDEVSARYAAFGSFFVGNILPEENIASFLYV; this is encoded by the coding sequence ATGAGTGAAGCAGCACAAACACTGGACGGCTGGTATTGTTTACATGATTTCCGCCTGATCGATTGGGCATCTTGGAAAACGTTATCAAGTGACGAACGCCAACTAGCCATCTCGGAGTTCCAAGGTTTACTCGATAAATGGAATATGACCCAAAGCGACAACGAAGGCAGCCATGCCCTATATTCCATCGTTGGCCAGAAAGCGGACTTCATGCTTATGTTTGCCCGCCCGACAATGGAAGAATTGAATGCAATCGAAAATGAATTCAATAAAACGAAGCTTGCCGAATATTCCATTCCGGCTTATTCATACGTTTCAGTGGTGGAGCTAAGCAATTACCTTGCAGGAGGAGATGGTGAGGACCCTTATCAGAACCCTCATGTACGTTCCAGACTGTATCCGATCCTGCCAAAGGCGAAACATGTTTGCTTCTATCCAATGGACAAGCGCCGTGAAGGCGATGACAACTGGTATATGCTTTCCATGGAAGAACGCAAAGGCTTAATGCGTTCACATGGCTTGATCGGCCGCAGTTATGCTGGCAAGGTAAAACAAATCATTTCCGGCTCGGTCGGTTTTGACGACTATGAATGGGGCGTAACACTTTTCGCGGATGACGTCCTTCAATTCAAGAAATTAATTTATGAAATGCGTTTTGATGAAGTGAGCGCCCGTTACGCTGCGTTCGGCTCTTTCTTTGTAGGCAATATTCTGCCTGAAGAAAACATAGCCTCTTTCCTCTACGTATAA
- a CDS encoding YwdI family protein — translation MDISSRKMLDKIEELASKAKQANSEDKVQGYVIAIKALCEVMVDEKVGSGISKPITLSQPIMTATPNVEPVKMDEANGESLFDF, via the coding sequence TTGGATATTTCTTCAAGAAAAATGCTGGATAAAATCGAAGAGCTTGCTTCGAAGGCAAAGCAGGCAAACTCAGAGGATAAGGTGCAGGGATATGTCATTGCCATTAAAGCCTTATGTGAAGTAATGGTTGATGAAAAAGTGGGAAGCGGCATTTCGAAGCCAATCACATTGTCTCAGCCCATCATGACGGCTACACCGAATGTAGAGCCGGTCAAAATGGATGAAGCCAATGGAGAGTCTTTATTCGATTTTTAA